From the genome of Sporomusa sphaeroides DSM 2875:
GTTAAAATGCTTGCCTGGTCTTGATTGCGGTTCCTGTGGCTCGCCTAACTGCAAAGCGTTGGCTGAAGATATTGCCCAGGGATGTGCTAGTCTGACCGATTGTGTATTCATCTTGCGCAACAAAGTGCGGGATTTGGCATATGAAATGGTTAACCTGGCTGCCAAGCTGCCGCCACCGCTTGATAAAGATCAGGATGATCAAGAGGAGCAAGCTGAATAGTTAAATTAGCAAATCAGTATTGGGAGGAGTATTTGTGACTGTACAAGAGATAGCGGACGCGTTGTCGCTAACAGTAGTATCAGGCCAGTCCAACCTCAACAAAAAAATCAGCGGCGGGTATACGTCTGATCTGCTGAGCAATGTCATGGGGCAGGCGCAGGCTGGTAATGTATGGGTTACTATGCAAGGTCACCAGAATATTGTGGCTGTGGCGTTACTGGTGGGATTGACGGCGATTATTGTTGCCGGTGGCGTGGAGCCTGATGAGGATGCTTTGCGCAAAGCGTCGACAGAAGAAATCGTTATTCTTACCACACCACTGACTGCATATGAAGTGGTTGGCCGTTTATACCAGCTGGGTATAAAGGGAGAATGATCAGGCGGTTTGTGGCCGATCTTCATGTACATACACTTTTGTCGCCCTGTGCTGCCATTGAAATGACGCCGCGTAACATTGTCTGGCACGCACAGCAGCACGGTGTTGATATCGTTGCCATTACCGATCATAACGCTTGTGATAATGTCGTGGCCGCCCTGGAGGCGGCAAAAGGTACTGATGTAACTATACTGCCGGGTATGGAAGTGGAAAGCAAAGAGGAAGTACATCTCGTTGTTTTATTCGAAAAAATGCGACAACTCAAAGCGTGGGAACAATTTACCCAGCAGCATATGTCGGGGCGCCTGAATGATGCTGAACGTTTTGGCGCTCAGTTTATTGTTGACGCAGAGGATAATTTTGTCGCGGAAAAAACCGAAATGCTTTTAGCCTCGTTGACTGCAGGCGTTGCAGAAATCTCCGCCCAGGTAAAAGAGCTTGGCGGAATATGTATTGCCAGCCATGTTGACAGGCCAGTATACAGCATTATTTCACAACTAGGTTTTATTCCACCAGATGTTGAGCTAGCGGCGGTGGAAGTATCAAGGAATATGAGTGTAGAGCATGCGCCGCAGCGTATTCCCGCTATTGGCTGTCTGCCAATTATAACAGCTTCCGATGCCCATGTAATGGACGATTTTATTAGTGGTCCAAAAACTGTTTTTCATATTGAGCAACCGACATTAGCAGAAATCCGGCAGGCATTATTAGCTCAAAACTTGCGAAAGGTGGTGGTTTAGCCACTATTTACTAGCACGAGGAACAAATGTGATTTTTCAAAGGAGGAGTTAAACATGAACAGCGACAAAGAAACTAAATGCTGCTGTGGTGGCGGTGAAGCGGGCAAGCTGGCTATGGACCAGGTAGAAGTAGTTCTTGCCAAATACCATGGTGTAAAGGGAGCTCTTATTCCGGTATTGCAGGAAGCGCAAAATGCTTATGGTTATCTGCCCAGAGAAGTTATTCAATATATTGCTGAAAAAATGGGAATTCCGGTCAGCCAGATTTACGGTGTAGTAACCTTCTACGCCCAATTCCACCTCAATCCCCGGGGTAAGAACATTATTCGCGTCTGCCAGGGGACTGCCTGCCATGTGCGCGGCGCTAAGAGCATTCTTACAGCGCTGGAAGATAGCTTGCAGGTTAAAGCCGGCGGCACCACTCCGGATCTCAAATTTACATTGGAAACCGTAGCCTGTATCGGTGCTTGTGGTTTAGCGCCAGTACTTATGGTTAATGACGATACCCATGGTCGCCTAACTCCTGAGGTGATTCCTGATTTATTGTCACAATACGCCTAGAGTTGTAGCCCATGCGTGAAATATCACTTCATATACTTGACTTGGTCCAAAATTCGATCGAAGCTGAGGCGACGTCTGTTAAACTTGAAATCATTGAAGATACAGTCAATGATCGTATGATCATCAGAGTTTCTGATAATGGCCGGGGTATGAATGAAAAAATGCGTCAATTAGTCATTGATCCTTTTATAACCACCAGGACTACCCGACGAATAGGCTTGGGATTACCGCTAATGGATATGTCGACTAAACGTTGTGACGGATATTTAGACATTAATTCCATACCGGGACAAGGTACTGTAATTGAGGCTATGTACCGGCACAGCCACTATGATAGGCCGCCAATGGGAGACTTGCCGGAAACCATTAAAAGCATACTTGTCGCTAATCCGGAGTTACATTTTTTTTATTCTCATACTTTCAATGATCAAAGCCTTTCAGTTTCCTCCCAGGAGATCGCCGATATTTTGGATGGTATACCCTTAACGCAACCGGATGTGTTAATTTGGTTGGACGGGTACTTGTCAGAAAGCATAGACAATTTGTACGGAGGTGCTAAAAATGAAAACGATTGAAGATTTGAAACGTCTGCGCGAACAGCTTAAGACAAAAAACAACCTGCGCCATGACGGAGGCATTCAGGTAATTATTGGCATGGGTACTTGTGGTATCGCTGCCGGCGCAAGAAAAGTTTTGACTGCTGTATTAGATGAAATTGCCAAACGGAAGCTTGAAGATGTTAAAGTTCGCCAAACAGGTTGTATCGGTATGTGTGAACAAGAAGTGCTGCTTGACGTTGTACGTCCTGGCGAACCGAGGATAACCTACGGCAAAGTTACGCCGGCAGATGTCCCCAAAATTATTGCCGAGCATGTAGTTAATGGCAGAATCATACAAGAACTTGCTATCGGTAAAATCATCGAATAATTTTGGTAGAGTAACAGGAGGGGATCGTATGGAACATATCAGAGCGCATGTGCTCATTTGTGCCGGCACTGGCTGCGTGTCATCAGGCTCGAAAAAAGTGGAAGCCGCATTTCAGGCAGAGTTGGTTAAAAAAGGGTTGGATAAAGAAGTAAAAATTATTGAAACCGGCTGCCATGGTTTTTGTGAAATGGGCCCGCTGGTTATCATTTATCCTGAAGGTACATTCTATGTTCGGGTTCAGGAAAGCGACGTGCCTGAACTGGTGGAAACCCATCTTTACAAAGGGCGTACTGTAGAACGCTTACTATTCAAAGAGCCTAGTTCTCATGAAGCAATTCCTAGCTATAATGATATTGATTTTTATAAAAAACAAATGAGAATAGTACTGGCAAACTGTGGTCACATCAATCCTGAGGATGTTAATGAATATATAGCCGAAGGCGGTTATGAAGCTTTAGGCAAGGCTTTGGAAACTATGAAGCCTGATGAAGTTGTTGAAGAAGTTAAAAAGTCCGGGCTGAGAGGCCGGGGGGGCGGCGGTTTCCCGACTGGTATGAAATGGGGCTTTGCCCGCAGTGCACCGGGCACGAAGAAGTATGTTGTCTGTAATGCTGACGAAGGTGACCCTGGTGCATTTATGGACCGCAGCGTGCTTGAGGGCGACCCGCACCGTATTATTGAAGGCATGGCAATCTGCGGGTACGCCATTGGCGCAGATGAAGGCTATGTTTATGTTCGTGCAGAGTATCCGCTGGCCATCAAACGCCTGAGAATAGCCATTCAGCAAGCAGAAGAACTGGGGCTGTTAGGCGAAAATATTTTAAACTCAGGCTTTAACTTCAGGCTCAAGATCAAAGAAGGTGCCGGCGCTTTTGTCTGCGGTGAAGAAACAGCGCTCTTGGCTTCCATCGAAGGCAAACGCGGTATGCCGCGCCCACGTCCGCCATTCCCTGCTATTTCCGGACTGTGGGGCAAACCTACTAATATCAATAATGTTGAGACCTTTGCCAATGTGCCGCAAATTATCACCAGAGGTGCCGATTGGTACGCATCTATCGGTACGGAAAAAAGTAAAGGCACCAAGGTATTTGCCCTTACCGGCCGTATCAATAATACCGGCTTGGCTGAAGTTCCCATGGGTATTACCATGCGCGAAATTATCTATGGTATTGCCGGCGGTATTCAAGGCGGCAAGAAGTTTAAAGCAGTGCAAATCGGCGGTCCATCCGGCGGATGTCTGCCTGAGCATATGCTGGATTTGTCGGTAGACTATGACTCACTCATTAAAGCCGGCGCCATGATGGGGTCAGGCGGTTTGGTTGTAATGGACGAAACCACCTGTATGGTTGATGTTGCGAAGTTTTTCCTGAACTTTACCCAAGCTGAATCTTGCGGCAAATGTACTCCTTGCCGTGAAGGCACCAAGCGTATGCTGGAAATCCTTACCCGGATTACCGAAGGACAAGGCCGCGAAGAGGATATTGCACTCTTAGAGTCTCTGGCCAAGAACATTAAGGCTACGGCTCTTTGCGGTTTGGGGCAAACGGCTCCCAACCCGGTACTTTCCACCTTGCATTATTTCCGGGATGAATACGAAGCCCATATCAAAGATAAACGCTGTCCGGCCGGTGCTTGTACCAATCTGCTGGAATACAGCATTAACGATACCTGTAAAGGCTGCGGCTTGTGCAAAAAGGCATGTCCGGTGGAAGCAATCAGCGGTGAGAAGAAAGAACAGCATGCGATTGATCAGGCTATATGCATCAAATGTGGTGCCTGCTTTAGCAAATGCCCGTTCAAATCAATTGTTAAAGGATAAACTTGCCGGTTAACCACCGGTAATACCCATAATGATTGGGAGAAGAGAGGGTGACACGACGATGGAAATGGTTAATATAACAATCGATGGACAGAAAGTAGCTGTGCCGAAAACATCGACTGTTTTGGACGCTGCACTTTCGCTTGGAATAAAAGTTCCGACTCTGTGCTATCATCCTGAGCTGCGCGTAGAGGGCGCCTGCCGGGTATGTATGGTAGAGGTTGAAGGCGCTCGCAGTTTGGTTGCGTCTTGCGTTTATCCGGTCAACGAGGGAATGGTTGTTCGCACTAATACCGCGGCTGTCCGTGAAGCGCGCAAGACAGTAGTGGAGCTGCTGCTGGCCAACCACCCGACTGACTGCTTATCTTGTCAACGCAATTTGAATTGTGAACTGCAAACTATAGCAGCCGACGTTGGTGTTAGAGAAATTCGTTTTGACGGTGAAAAGAAAAACTATCCGCTTGATGCCAAGAATCCGTCTTTGGTTCGCGACCAGAGCAAATGTATTTTGTGCGGCCGTTGTATTCGTGCCTGCAGCGAACGTCAGGGTGTGCATGTATATAGCTTTGCTAACAGAGGTTTTAATACCACCGTTGTTCCCGCCTTTGATTTGGGGTTAGACGAAGTTTCCTGTACGTACTGCGGTCAATGTGCCGCCGTATGCCCGACAGGTGCTATTGTTGAGAAAGACGATACCGAGGCCGTATGGGCAGCCATCAATGATTCGTCAAAACATGTAATTGTGCAGACGGCTCCTGCTGTTCGCGTAGCCTTGGGTGAAGCTCTTGGTTTAGCCAACGGCTCTATTGTTACCGGCAAAATGGTGGCCTCACTCAAGCGGTTGGGCTTTGACAAAGTATTTGATACTAATTTTAGTGCCGACCTTACTATCTGGGAAGAAGGCTCAGAGCTTATTGACCGCTTGACTAACGGCGGCAAACTGCCCATGATTACCTCCTGCAGCCCAGGCTGGGTTAACTACATCGAATTGAAATACCCTGACCTTTTGGACCACCTGTCCACTGCGAAGTCACCGCAACAAATGTTTGGCGCACTGGCCAAGACCTATTATGCCGAAAAAGTCGGTATTGATCCTAAAGATATTGTTTCAGTATCGATTATGCCTTGTACTGCCAAAAAAGCTGAGGCAGCCCGTCCTGAAATGAATTCCAGCGGCTATCAGGATGTTGACTACGTTTTGACAACCCGTGAATTAGGCCGCATGATTCGTGAAGCCGGCATCACCTTTAACAATTTACCTGAGACTGAATTTGATGCGCCGCTTGGCGTTGGTTCAGGTGCCGGCGTGATCTTTGGTGCTACCGGTGGTGTAATGGAAGCTGCTCTCCGGACAGTTGCCAAGATGGTATCAGGCAAAGAACTTGACAATATTGAGTTTGAGGCCGTACGCGGGATGAATGGCATTAAAGAAGCTTCGGTGCCGTTAAAAGAAGGCTTAACCGCTAAAGTTGCCATAGCTCATACGTTGGCCAACGCCCGGGTAATCCTGGAAAAAATTCGTGCCGGCGAAGCTGATTATCATTTTATTGAGATCATGGCTTGTCCGGGTGGCTGCTCTGGCGGCGGCGGACAACCGATTATTACTTCAGCCGAACACCGGCAAAAACGCATTGATGCTATTTATGAGTGCGACAAGTGCTCAGAACTGAGAAAATCACATGATAATCCGGCGGTTAAAGAACTCTATGACACTTATCTGGGAAAACCGCTTGGTGAAAAATCACACCATCTCCTTCATACCCACTATCATCCGCAAAAGAAATGCTAAAAAAAGATGTCCGCAAGGACATCCCGGGCTGTCGACAAAGTATTGTCGGCAGCCTTTTTTTTCTGCTTAACAGCAGGTAAGAGTATAACTAATTTTCCCGGATAAGGATCGCACCGGCTTGTTTTTTCTACAGGGATTCGTGTAGCTTGTTTTTACATAAAATAGATTATATGTGAAATAATATAACAAATCTAGGAGTTTATTACTAAAAATAGCAGGATTTTAAAATACAAGTGAGAATAGAATACAAGTATGTGAAAATAAACCGCTTGGATGAGCGTTGACTATTGTGCTAGGGAGAGTTGTTATGAAAGAAAGCAAAGAAAATGCAGTAATTTCTAAAGCTACGATTGACCGGTTGCCGCTTTATTACCGTACACTT
Proteins encoded in this window:
- a CDS encoding DRTGG domain-containing protein; its protein translation is MTVQEIADALSLTVVSGQSNLNKKISGGYTSDLLSNVMGQAQAGNVWVTMQGHQNIVAVALLVGLTAIIVAGGVEPDEDALRKASTEEIVILTTPLTAYEVVGRLYQLGIKGE
- a CDS encoding PHP domain-containing protein — its product is MIRRFVADLHVHTLLSPCAAIEMTPRNIVWHAQQHGVDIVAITDHNACDNVVAALEAAKGTDVTILPGMEVESKEEVHLVVLFEKMRQLKAWEQFTQQHMSGRLNDAERFGAQFIVDAEDNFVAEKTEMLLASLTAGVAEISAQVKELGGICIASHVDRPVYSIISQLGFIPPDVELAAVEVSRNMSVEHAPQRIPAIGCLPIITASDAHVMDDFISGPKTVFHIEQPTLAEIRQALLAQNLRKVVV
- the nuoE gene encoding NADH-quinone oxidoreductase subunit NuoE yields the protein MNSDKETKCCCGGGEAGKLAMDQVEVVLAKYHGVKGALIPVLQEAQNAYGYLPREVIQYIAEKMGIPVSQIYGVVTFYAQFHLNPRGKNIIRVCQGTACHVRGAKSILTALEDSLQVKAGGTTPDLKFTLETVACIGACGLAPVLMVNDDTHGRLTPEVIPDLLSQYA
- a CDS encoding ATP-binding protein, which codes for MREISLHILDLVQNSIEAEATSVKLEIIEDTVNDRMIIRVSDNGRGMNEKMRQLVIDPFITTRTTRRIGLGLPLMDMSTKRCDGYLDINSIPGQGTVIEAMYRHSHYDRPPMGDLPETIKSILVANPELHFFYSHTFNDQSLSVSSQEIADILDGIPLTQPDVLIWLDGYLSESIDNLYGGAKNEND
- a CDS encoding (2Fe-2S) ferredoxin domain-containing protein yields the protein MKTIEDLKRLREQLKTKNNLRHDGGIQVIIGMGTCGIAAGARKVLTAVLDEIAKRKLEDVKVRQTGCIGMCEQEVLLDVVRPGEPRITYGKVTPADVPKIIAEHVVNGRIIQELAIGKIIE
- the nuoF gene encoding NADH-quinone oxidoreductase subunit NuoF, which gives rise to MEHIRAHVLICAGTGCVSSGSKKVEAAFQAELVKKGLDKEVKIIETGCHGFCEMGPLVIIYPEGTFYVRVQESDVPELVETHLYKGRTVERLLFKEPSSHEAIPSYNDIDFYKKQMRIVLANCGHINPEDVNEYIAEGGYEALGKALETMKPDEVVEEVKKSGLRGRGGGGFPTGMKWGFARSAPGTKKYVVCNADEGDPGAFMDRSVLEGDPHRIIEGMAICGYAIGADEGYVYVRAEYPLAIKRLRIAIQQAEELGLLGENILNSGFNFRLKIKEGAGAFVCGEETALLASIEGKRGMPRPRPPFPAISGLWGKPTNINNVETFANVPQIITRGADWYASIGTEKSKGTKVFALTGRINNTGLAEVPMGITMREIIYGIAGGIQGGKKFKAVQIGGPSGGCLPEHMLDLSVDYDSLIKAGAMMGSGGLVVMDETTCMVDVAKFFLNFTQAESCGKCTPCREGTKRMLEILTRITEGQGREEDIALLESLAKNIKATALCGLGQTAPNPVLSTLHYFRDEYEAHIKDKRCPAGACTNLLEYSINDTCKGCGLCKKACPVEAISGEKKEQHAIDQAICIKCGACFSKCPFKSIVKG
- a CDS encoding NADH-dependent [FeFe] hydrogenase, group A6 — translated: MEMVNITIDGQKVAVPKTSTVLDAALSLGIKVPTLCYHPELRVEGACRVCMVEVEGARSLVASCVYPVNEGMVVRTNTAAVREARKTVVELLLANHPTDCLSCQRNLNCELQTIAADVGVREIRFDGEKKNYPLDAKNPSLVRDQSKCILCGRCIRACSERQGVHVYSFANRGFNTTVVPAFDLGLDEVSCTYCGQCAAVCPTGAIVEKDDTEAVWAAINDSSKHVIVQTAPAVRVALGEALGLANGSIVTGKMVASLKRLGFDKVFDTNFSADLTIWEEGSELIDRLTNGGKLPMITSCSPGWVNYIELKYPDLLDHLSTAKSPQQMFGALAKTYYAEKVGIDPKDIVSVSIMPCTAKKAEAARPEMNSSGYQDVDYVLTTRELGRMIREAGITFNNLPETEFDAPLGVGSGAGVIFGATGGVMEAALRTVAKMVSGKELDNIEFEAVRGMNGIKEASVPLKEGLTAKVAIAHTLANARVILEKIRAGEADYHFIEIMACPGGCSGGGGQPIITSAEHRQKRIDAIYECDKCSELRKSHDNPAVKELYDTYLGKPLGEKSHHLLHTHYHPQKKC